The following are encoded together in the Micromonospora lupini genome:
- a CDS encoding ABC transporter ATP-binding protein → MSTVALKDVTKIFKDGTLAVDSINLDVNDGEFMVLLGPSGCGKSTVLRMIAGLEDPTQGAVLLDGELANDLPPRDRKIAMVFQDFALYPHMTVGDNIAFPLRLAGVEPEPRGERVTDVASALGISDVLARKPGQLSGGQRQRVAMGRAIVRRPGLFLMDEPLSNLDSGLRAELRAEISGLTRELGVTTVYVTHDQAEALTMADRVAIMRRGVLQDVGTPTQVYGRPATLYVAAFLGSPRMNLLEASVYVHLDRYVTLNLGDQSLYLPWNDIRSRAVAHYHGERIVVGMRAEALTPVAPDSPGDVLRGRIRYLEHHGHESLAFLDIGATAIMVDEMGAPLDPPPVGQRGLRRFGAVMQRLTGKPVEPEEPSNGAARTSVLPDPGRHHRRPAELAVRLAPYPAVTAGHPLAVSVRMDALHFFDERGARIDVGWR, encoded by the coding sequence GGCGAGTTCATGGTGCTGCTGGGGCCATCCGGCTGCGGCAAGTCCACAGTGCTGCGGATGATCGCCGGTCTGGAGGACCCGACACAGGGCGCGGTGCTGCTGGACGGGGAGCTGGCGAACGACCTGCCGCCACGCGATCGCAAGATCGCGATGGTCTTCCAGGACTTCGCGCTCTATCCGCACATGACCGTCGGCGACAACATCGCCTTTCCGCTGCGGCTGGCCGGCGTGGAACCCGAGCCACGCGGTGAGCGGGTCACCGACGTGGCCAGCGCCCTGGGCATCAGCGACGTGCTCGCCCGCAAGCCGGGCCAGCTCTCCGGTGGCCAGCGCCAGCGCGTCGCCATGGGCCGCGCGATCGTCCGACGGCCCGGACTGTTCCTGATGGACGAGCCCCTGTCGAACCTGGACAGTGGGCTGCGCGCCGAGCTGCGCGCGGAGATCTCCGGGCTGACCCGCGAGCTGGGCGTCACCACCGTCTACGTCACCCACGACCAGGCCGAGGCGCTGACCATGGCCGACCGGGTGGCCATCATGCGCCGGGGGGTGCTCCAGGACGTGGGCACACCCACCCAGGTGTACGGCCGCCCGGCGACGCTCTACGTGGCCGCCTTCCTGGGCAGCCCCCGGATGAACCTGCTGGAGGCGTCGGTCTACGTCCACCTCGACAGGTACGTCACGCTCAACCTCGGTGACCAGTCGCTCTACCTGCCGTGGAACGACATCCGCAGCCGGGCGGTGGCGCACTACCACGGTGAGCGGATCGTGGTCGGGATGCGGGCCGAGGCGCTCACCCCGGTCGCCCCGGACAGCCCCGGTGACGTGCTGCGCGGCCGGATCCGCTACCTGGAGCACCACGGGCACGAGTCGTTGGCGTTCCTCGACATCGGTGCGACCGCGATCATGGTGGACGAGATGGGCGCGCCCCTGGACCCGCCGCCTGTGGGCCAGCGAGGACTGCGCCGGTTCGGCGCGGTCATGCAGCGGCTCACCGGCAAACCGGTAGAGCCCGAGGAGCCGTCGAACGGCGCCGCGCGGACCAGCGTCCTCCCCGACCCGGGCCGGCACCACCGCCGCCCGGCGGAGCTGGCGGTGCGGCTGGCGCCGTACCCGGCGGTCACCGCCGGCCACCCGCTCGCCGTGTCGGTTCGGATGGACGCGCTGCACTTCTTCGACGAGCGCGGTGCCCGGATCGACGTGGGTTGGCGGTGA
- a CDS encoding HAD family hydrolase, with product MLGLPAHVTACLFDLDGVLTQTARVHNAAWTKTFDEFLRQRATATGEPFQPFDPGPDYNRYVDGRPRADGVRSFLASRGIVLPEGSPDDPPDADTVNGVGNRKNVLLLEQLRTAGVEVYPGSVRYLKAATAAGLRRAVVTASANGREVVAAAGLEAMLEARVDGLVAREQKLRGKPQPDTFLAGAKILGVDPAQAAVFEDALSGVAAGRAGGFGYVVGVDRVGQADELLAHGADIVVKDLADLLDAGDAAPPAPRTPGQAPTGERGLA from the coding sequence GTGCTGGGCCTACCTGCTCATGTGACCGCCTGTCTCTTCGATCTGGACGGTGTGCTGACGCAGACCGCCCGGGTGCACAACGCCGCCTGGACGAAGACGTTCGACGAGTTCCTGCGGCAACGCGCCACGGCGACCGGAGAACCCTTCCAGCCGTTCGACCCCGGCCCGGACTACAACCGCTACGTCGACGGCCGCCCCCGCGCCGACGGCGTCCGGTCGTTCCTCGCCTCCCGGGGGATCGTTCTCCCCGAGGGCAGCCCGGACGACCCACCGGACGCCGACACCGTCAACGGCGTCGGCAACCGCAAGAACGTCCTGCTGCTGGAACAGCTACGCACCGCAGGCGTCGAGGTCTACCCGGGCTCGGTGCGCTACCTGAAGGCGGCGACCGCCGCCGGGCTGCGTCGGGCGGTGGTCACCGCGAGTGCCAACGGGCGCGAGGTGGTCGCCGCGGCCGGCCTGGAGGCCATGCTTGAGGCGCGCGTCGACGGGCTCGTAGCGCGCGAGCAGAAGCTGCGCGGCAAGCCGCAACCCGACACCTTCCTGGCCGGGGCGAAGATCCTCGGCGTGGACCCGGCCCAGGCCGCAGTCTTCGAGGACGCGCTCTCCGGGGTGGCCGCCGGCCGGGCCGGTGGCTTCGGGTACGTGGTCGGTGTCGACCGGGTGGGGCAGGCAGACGAACTGCTCGCACACGGCGCCGACATCGTCGTCAAGGACCTCGCGGACCTGCTCGACGCCGGCGACGCCGCCCCGCCGGCGCCGCGCACACCCGGCCAGGCGCCGACCGGCGAGCGGGGCCTCGCGTGA
- a CDS encoding DUF4442 domain-containing protein: MTIDSRQVAAGILEAVPFARTLGIEFVEVAPEADGGVRAVVRLPDTPATHNHVGGPHAGAMFTLGETASGAVVLAAFGQLLDRAVPLAVRAEIAYRKLARGPVLATARLGRPAPEVIAELEAGRRPEFAVEVEIATEDGTPTSALTVIWTLRPN; this comes from the coding sequence ATGACCATCGACTCCCGCCAGGTGGCGGCCGGCATCCTGGAAGCGGTGCCGTTCGCCCGTACGCTCGGCATCGAATTCGTCGAGGTGGCACCGGAGGCGGACGGCGGGGTGCGGGCCGTCGTCCGACTCCCCGACACGCCGGCCACCCACAACCACGTCGGCGGTCCGCACGCCGGGGCGATGTTCACGCTCGGTGAGACGGCTTCCGGCGCGGTCGTGCTGGCCGCCTTCGGGCAGCTGCTCGACCGGGCCGTGCCGCTCGCCGTCCGGGCCGAGATCGCCTACCGCAAGCTGGCTCGGGGGCCGGTGCTGGCCACCGCGCGGCTCGGGCGGCCCGCCCCGGAGGTGATCGCCGAGCTGGAGGCCGGTCGTCGGCCCGAGTTCGCCGTCGAGGTGGAGATCGCCACCGAGGACGGCACACCCACCTCGGCGCTGACGGTGATCTGGACGCTGCGGCCGAACTGA